The following proteins are encoded in a genomic region of Glycine soja cultivar W05 chromosome 17, ASM419377v2, whole genome shotgun sequence:
- the LOC114393856 gene encoding peroxidase 50-like encodes MGRLNLLLVWSLSLTLSLYYLHPISAQLSPNHYAKTCPNLESIVRQAVAKKFQQTFVTVPATLRLFFHDCFVQGCDASVLIASTGNNQAEKDHPDNLSLAGDGFDTVIKAKAAVDAIPQCRNKVSCADILALATRDVIALSGGPSYTVELGRFDGLVSRTSDVNGRLPQPTNNLNQLNSLFAANGLTQTDMIALSGAHTLGFSHCSKFASRIYSTPVDPTLNKQYVAQLQQMCPRNVDPRIAINMDPTTPRKFDNVYYQNLQQGKGLFTSDQILFTDPRSRNTVNSFASSSNVFNSNFVAAMTKLGRVGVKTARNGKIRTDCSVL; translated from the exons ATGGGTCGGCTTAATCTCCTACTTGTGTGGTCACTCTCATTAACACTGTCCCTTTATTATCTACACCCAATCTCTGCTCAGCTCAGTCCAAACCACTATGCTAAAACATGCCCCAATCTTGAAAGCATCGTTAGACAGGCCGTTGCCAAGAAGTTCCAACAAACCTTTGTCACCGTCCCGGCCACCCTTCGTCTCTTCTTTCATGATTGCTTTGTGcag GGTTGTGATGCTTCTGTTTTGATTGCATCCACCGGAAACAACCAAGCAGAGAAGGATCACCCAGACAACCTGTCTTTGGCGGGTGATGGGTTTGACACAGTGATCAAAGCAAAGGCTGCAGTAGATGCCATCCCTCAGTGCAGAAACAAAGTCTCATGTGCTGATATTCTGGCCTTGGCCACCCGTGATGTTATTGCACTG TCTGGTGGACCTTCATACACGGTTGAATTGGGAAGATTTGATGGTTTAGTTTCAAGAACTTCGGATGTGAATGGGAGGCTTCCACAGCCAACGAACAATTTGAACCAATTGAATTCACTGTTTGCGGCAAACGGCCTCACCCAAACTGACATGATTGCTCTCTCAG gtgCGCACACCCTTGGATTCTCCCACTGCAGCAAGTTCGCCAGTAGAATATACAGTACCCCAGTGGACCCAACACTGAACAAGCAATACGTAGCCCAATTGCAACAAATGTGCCCAAGGAACGTGGATCCTAGGATTGCCATCAACATGGACCCAACCACTCCTCGTAAATTCGACAACGTTTATTACCAAAACCTTCAACAAGGAAAGGGCCTCTTTACCTCGGACCAAATCCTCTTCACGGACCCAAGGTCCAGAAACACAGTTAATTCCTTCGCTTCTAGTAGCAACGTTTTCAACTCCAACTTTGTGGCTGCTATGACCAAATTGGGTCGTGTTGGAGTTAAGACTGCGAGAAATGGGAAAATTCGTACCGATTGTTCTGTTCTTTAA
- the LOC114392614 gene encoding uncharacterized protein LOC114392614 — protein sequence MPAARYFSPADTIEQKLQIERRLGSVKTRKYFNLLERFLSFKISKHEFDRVCIATIGRENVPLHNHFLKSILRKACPSKTAGSRESKVESSLNVKTPNGCSNLQILCKDFPQSPRKGRTPNLRDRRSRDRPSPLGPNGKNNSIGCEDSVPKIHEQQSILNLQSAGSRLPLSVEDGEEVDQDYEILNLFKKSPIQAPLAIPTYNRRPQPKYLSQGLSSGTVSDTCQSIAQLPDTCSLTKRLEQKLEIEGLKISTDAASLLNNALDVYLKRLIKPCLDLAASKSVNKFSGPIQPGLNELPLRRCVQKPIRSASVSISDFRTAVELNPTILGEDWPLNLEKVCLCALEE from the coding sequence ATGCCAGCGGCACGGTATTTTTCTCCTGCAGACACGATAGAGCAAAAGTTACAAATTGAAAGGAGGCTTGGTAGTGTGAAAACACGCAAGTACTTTAATCTTCTGGAGAGATTTCTGAGTTTCAAAATTAGCAAACATGAGTTTGATAGGGTCTGCATTGCAACTATTGGGAGAGAAAATGTCCCTCTTCATAATCATTTTCTCAAGTCAATCTTGAGAAAAGCATGTCCCTCCAAGACAGCCGGGTCAAGAGAAAGCAAAGTAGAAAGTTCTTTGAACGTGAAAACACCAAATGGGTGTAGCAACCTTCAGATACTGTGCAAGGATTTTCCTCAATCTCCTCGAAAAGGCAGGACTCCAAATTTGCGTGATCGCAGATCCAGGGACCGTCCGAGCCCTCTTGGTCCTAATGGGAAGAACAACAGCATTGGGTGTGAGGATTCAGTCCCAAAAATTCATGAACAGCAAAGTATTCTTAATCTTCAATCTGCAGGTAGTAGACTTCCTCTCTCTGTGGAAGATGGGGAGGAGGTTGATCAGGATTATGAAATCCTGAACCTTTTCAAAAAGAGTCCTATTCAAGCACCTCTTGCTATTCCCACTTACAACAGAAGACCACAGCCAAAATATTTATCCCAAGGATTATCATCTGGTACTGTTAGTGATACCTGTCAAAGCATTGCTCAGCTACCTGATACATGTTCTTTGACAAAAAGGTTGGAGCAGAAATTGGAAATAGAAGGACTTAAGATCTCAACGGATGCTGCCAGCTTGTTAAATAATGCACTTGATGTTtacctcaaaagattgataaagCCCTGTTTGGATTTAGCTGCTTCAAAGTCTGTAAATAAGTTCAGTGGTCCAATACAACCTGGTTTGAATGAACTACCACTGAGAAGATGTGTGCAAAAGCCTATTAGATCTGCTTCTGTATCTATATCAGACTTTAGAACAGCAGTAGAGTTGAATCCTACTATATTAGGGGAAGATTGGCCACTAAATTTAGAGAAGGTTTGTCTATGTGCATTAGAAGAATGA